The following coding sequences are from one Mycolicibacterium aichiense window:
- a CDS encoding zinc ribbon domain-containing protein, with translation MSSPESGIDDVPTMECSVCQIDVPAGAFCGYCGAHASDEPHRGPRWLGRLRGDTFGASPGESVLLPAIASSLFPHLPQRSRTPFRVGLALVLVGLVLFAVVKMPAALITVAALGLPLLFVLYLAESAVYRDMSTWAMLLAGTLGAALGVGWTLLTGQMVARAYGVPMAAGMAIHHLVREGMMIPVGGMILMLVPTVLVRLLRPNSRESLDGFVVGALSALMFAAGATLTRLAPQFATGLLARDRPLKGLLVEALLCGVTIPLTAAVAGGMIGIALWFKGQNSNPHEHPGRTRVVLFALAIVVVVIHTGVAVTDILGMEQLRMLAVHVVMTLVALVLLRIALQLALLHEAHDPIELDEPLLCIHCQHVVPDMAFCPACGAATRASSRASRHERREVRPVRQVAAEGS, from the coding sequence ATGAGTTCGCCGGAAAGCGGCATCGACGACGTTCCGACGATGGAATGTTCGGTCTGTCAGATCGACGTCCCCGCCGGGGCGTTCTGCGGCTACTGCGGCGCGCACGCGTCCGACGAACCCCACCGCGGACCGCGTTGGCTGGGCAGGCTGCGCGGCGACACGTTCGGTGCATCGCCGGGGGAGAGCGTATTGCTGCCGGCGATCGCCAGCTCACTGTTTCCGCACCTGCCGCAGCGATCCCGGACGCCGTTCCGGGTGGGGCTGGCACTGGTGCTCGTCGGCCTCGTTTTGTTCGCCGTCGTGAAGATGCCCGCCGCGCTGATCACCGTTGCCGCGCTCGGGTTGCCGCTGTTGTTCGTGCTGTACCTCGCCGAATCAGCGGTGTACCGCGACATGTCCACCTGGGCAATGCTGCTGGCCGGCACGCTGGGCGCAGCGCTCGGCGTGGGCTGGACACTGTTGACCGGGCAGATGGTGGCCCGAGCCTACGGCGTGCCGATGGCCGCCGGCATGGCGATTCACCACCTCGTGCGCGAAGGCATGATGATCCCCGTCGGCGGGATGATCCTGATGCTGGTGCCGACGGTCCTGGTGCGGCTGCTGCGGCCGAACTCCCGAGAGTCGTTGGACGGGTTCGTCGTCGGTGCGCTGTCCGCGTTGATGTTCGCCGCGGGTGCGACCCTGACCCGGCTGGCACCGCAGTTCGCCACCGGGCTGTTGGCGCGCGATCGTCCGCTGAAGGGGCTGCTCGTCGAGGCGCTGCTGTGCGGGGTGACGATTCCGCTCACCGCTGCGGTCGCGGGCGGGATGATCGGTATCGCGTTGTGGTTCAAGGGCCAGAACTCGAACCCGCACGAGCACCCCGGCCGGACCCGTGTGGTGCTGTTCGCGCTGGCGATCGTGGTCGTGGTGATTCACACCGGGGTCGCGGTCACCGACATCTTGGGGATGGAGCAGCTCCGGATGCTGGCTGTCCACGTCGTGATGACATTGGTGGCTCTGGTTCTGCTGCGAATCGCGTTGCAGCTGGCACTTCTTCACGAAGCGCACGATCCGATCGAGCTGGACGAGCCGCTGTTGTGTATCCATTGTCAGCACGTGGTTCCCGACATGGCGTTCTGTCCGGCGTGCGGCGCGGCCACGCGAGCGTCGTCGCGCGCTTCGCGCCATGAGCGGCGTGAGGTGCGCCCGGTCCGGCAGGTTGCCGCGGAGGGGTCGTGA
- a CDS encoding lysophospholipid acyltransferase family protein: MEPVYGTVIALARLTWRAQGLKFTVTGVENLPATGGAVVAINHTSYFDFTFAGLPAYLQGRGRKVRFMAKQEVFDAKITGPIMRSLRHIPVDRANGAASFDAACLALKAGELVGVYPEATISRSFELKEFKSGAARMAIAADVPIIPHIVWGAQRIWTKGRPRKMWRPKVPIAIAVGEPIAPTLPPNELTALLHSRMQHLLEQVQDSYGPHPAGEFWVPHRLGGGAPTLAEASAMDAAEAAEKAAKRAQRPNPPG, encoded by the coding sequence GTGGAACCGGTATATGGAACGGTCATTGCGCTCGCCCGCCTGACGTGGCGGGCGCAGGGCCTGAAGTTCACCGTGACCGGCGTCGAGAACCTACCTGCGACGGGTGGCGCCGTCGTGGCCATCAACCACACCAGCTATTTCGACTTCACTTTCGCCGGACTGCCCGCCTACCTGCAGGGCCGCGGACGCAAGGTGCGGTTCATGGCGAAGCAAGAGGTGTTCGACGCCAAGATCACCGGTCCGATCATGCGCAGCCTGCGCCACATCCCGGTGGATCGTGCCAATGGTGCCGCTTCCTTCGACGCGGCCTGCCTGGCGCTCAAGGCCGGTGAACTGGTCGGCGTCTACCCCGAAGCGACGATCAGCCGCAGCTTCGAACTCAAGGAGTTCAAGTCCGGCGCGGCGCGCATGGCGATCGCCGCCGACGTGCCGATCATCCCGCACATCGTGTGGGGCGCTCAGCGCATCTGGACCAAGGGCCGTCCGCGCAAGATGTGGCGGCCCAAGGTGCCGATCGCGATCGCGGTTGGGGAGCCCATTGCGCCGACGCTGCCGCCCAACGAACTGACCGCGCTGCTGCACTCGCGTATGCAGCATCTGCTCGAACAGGTGCAGGACAGCTATGGCCCGCATCCTGCCGGTGAATTCTGGGTGCCGCACCGCCTGGGTGGGGGTGCTCCGACGCTGGCTGAAGCATCTGCGATGGACGCCGCCGAGGCTGCCGAGAAGGCCGCCAAGAGAGCGCAGCGCCCAAACCCGCCCGGGTAG
- a CDS encoding DUF5718 family protein codes for MIELDLDEVRGWFGFGVAGNFAGHLEQAGEAVDFVNVASEGAAPKGIFPWYAPGHDSFLGEFPLSHDALMVPKTTEADGPLNLQIEPEVGLACDVVWEGDTVVTLRPFALGAFNDCSIRRPNAAKISHKKNWGPASKGVAHQFFDISDLTPDGPTATLRLLCHLRTADGVHHEYGVDSPLLGYSYYGEVLLDWIVERLANQKGSPDTPLEDVGALMVASGHPKRVLIGIGATRYTKLGESTYLQPGDEAIVRVYDTDSDAASELRQLVWQP; via the coding sequence GTGATCGAACTCGACCTCGATGAGGTGCGTGGGTGGTTCGGCTTCGGTGTGGCCGGTAACTTCGCCGGACACCTCGAACAGGCCGGTGAGGCAGTCGATTTCGTAAACGTAGCCAGCGAAGGTGCCGCCCCGAAGGGAATCTTCCCGTGGTACGCGCCCGGGCACGACAGTTTCCTGGGCGAGTTTCCGCTGTCCCACGACGCCTTGATGGTGCCCAAGACGACGGAGGCCGACGGCCCGCTGAACCTGCAGATCGAGCCCGAGGTGGGGTTGGCCTGTGACGTGGTGTGGGAGGGCGACACAGTCGTCACACTGCGGCCGTTCGCGCTCGGCGCGTTCAACGACTGCTCGATCCGCCGGCCCAACGCAGCCAAGATCAGCCACAAGAAGAACTGGGGGCCGGCGTCCAAAGGCGTTGCGCACCAGTTCTTCGACATCAGCGACCTCACCCCGGACGGCCCGACCGCGACGCTGCGGCTGCTGTGCCATCTACGGACTGCCGACGGTGTGCATCACGAGTACGGAGTGGACAGCCCACTGCTGGGCTACTCGTACTACGGCGAGGTGTTGCTGGACTGGATCGTCGAACGACTGGCGAACCAAAAAGGCTCTCCCGATACACCTTTGGAGGATGTCGGCGCGCTGATGGTCGCATCCGGGCACCCGAAGCGAGTTCTCATCGGCATCGGTGCGACGCGGTACACCAAGCTGGGCGAGTCGACCTACCTGCAGCCCGGCGATGAGGCCATCGTGCGGGTGTACGACACCGACAGCGACGCGGCATCCGAACTGCGCCAGCTGGTCTGGCAGCCCTAG
- a CDS encoding metallopeptidase family protein — MPVRMDPARFEELVGDALDLIPPGLAKAIDNVVIMVEDQHPDDPDLLGLYEGIALTERDSSYAGSLPDTVTIYREPLLDMCDTEADVVEEVAITVIHEIAHHFGIDDDRLHELGWG; from the coding sequence GTGCCCGTCCGGATGGATCCGGCACGGTTCGAGGAATTGGTCGGCGACGCACTGGATCTGATTCCGCCCGGGCTGGCCAAAGCGATCGACAACGTCGTCATCATGGTCGAGGACCAGCACCCCGACGACCCTGACCTGCTGGGGCTCTACGAAGGCATCGCGCTGACCGAACGCGATTCCAGTTACGCCGGCTCACTTCCCGACACCGTCACGATCTATCGCGAACCGCTGCTGGACATGTGCGACACCGAGGCCGACGTGGTCGAGGAGGTGGCGATCACGGTAATCCACGAGATCGCACACCATTTCGGCATCGATGACGATCGGCTTCACGAATTAGGTTGGGGCTGA
- a CDS encoding septum formation family protein, protein MLQLSERDDVTPDQPEPGTSRRTFLGTFQATSTRRALLLTALGGLLIAGVVTALPIGYNNRLAGYAGSNPLSGAKGTAAFANAKSGSCLTWDKNPDAATIVDCAGDHKFEVAESVDMRTYPGTEYGPNAAPPSAARIQQISLEQCQPAVERYLGDKFDPNSKFTISMLWSGDKAWKQDGERRMLCGLQLPGTDNQQIAFKGRVAEVDQSKVWPAGTCLGIDPPTNQPTDIPVDCGAPHAMEVTGAVNLAEKFSAGLPSDADQDAFIKDACTRMTDAYLAPVQLRSTTLTLIYSTISLPSWTAGSHQVACSIGATLGNGGWATLINPAKGALLINGMPPIPPPDIPSERLNLPSIPLLPDVPTTTYSPSATDSSSQSSQSTQTQHLPQQSTATATQTQTPSSTAAPTTPAAVPPPADGNVVNGEPVPAQAPPPPPADAPPMDGPPAPAGPPPGPADVPVPPPA, encoded by the coding sequence ATGCTGCAGCTATCCGAGCGCGACGACGTGACGCCTGACCAGCCCGAACCGGGCACATCAAGGCGAACGTTCCTCGGCACCTTCCAGGCCACGTCCACCCGACGGGCCCTGCTACTGACCGCGCTCGGCGGCCTGCTGATCGCGGGCGTCGTCACCGCGCTGCCGATCGGCTACAACAACCGGCTGGCCGGCTATGCCGGGTCCAACCCCCTCTCAGGTGCCAAGGGCACGGCGGCCTTCGCCAACGCCAAATCCGGCAGCTGCTTGACCTGGGACAAGAATCCCGACGCGGCCACCATCGTCGACTGCGCTGGCGACCACAAGTTCGAGGTTGCCGAATCCGTCGACATGCGCACCTATCCGGGTACCGAATACGGCCCCAACGCCGCGCCGCCGAGCGCCGCCCGCATCCAGCAGATCAGCCTGGAGCAGTGCCAGCCGGCCGTTGAGCGCTACCTGGGCGACAAGTTCGACCCGAACAGCAAGTTCACGATCAGCATGCTGTGGTCGGGTGACAAAGCCTGGAAGCAGGACGGCGAGCGACGCATGCTGTGCGGCCTGCAACTGCCGGGAACCGACAACCAGCAGATCGCCTTCAAAGGACGGGTGGCCGAGGTCGACCAGTCGAAGGTCTGGCCCGCCGGTACCTGCCTCGGCATCGATCCGCCCACCAACCAGCCCACCGACATCCCCGTCGACTGTGGCGCGCCGCACGCCATGGAGGTCACCGGTGCGGTGAACCTCGCGGAGAAGTTCTCCGCCGGCCTGCCGTCGGACGCCGACCAGGACGCCTTCATCAAGGACGCATGCACCCGGATGACCGACGCCTACCTGGCCCCGGTGCAGCTGCGCTCGACCACTCTGACACTGATCTACAGCACGATCTCACTGCCCAGCTGGACCGCCGGCAGCCACCAGGTGGCGTGCAGCATCGGCGCGACCCTGGGCAACGGCGGCTGGGCCACGCTGATCAACCCGGCCAAGGGCGCGCTGCTGATCAACGGCATGCCGCCGATCCCGCCGCCGGACATTCCGTCCGAACGCCTGAATCTCCCGTCGATTCCGCTGTTGCCCGACGTCCCGACGACAACGTATTCGCCGTCGGCCACCGACAGCAGTAGCCAGTCCAGCCAGTCCACCCAAACCCAGCACCTCCCGCAGCAGTCGACCGCGACCGCGACTCAGACCCAGACGCCGAGTTCGACCGCCGCACCCACCACCCCGGCAGCGGTGCCTCCCCCGGCCGACGGCAACGTGGTCAACGGTGAGCCCGTGCCCGCGCAAGCCCCGCCGCCGCCCCCCGCCGACGCACCGCCCATGGATGGCCCCCCGGCACCCGCGGGGCCGCCACCCGGACCCGCCGACGTCCCTGTCCCACCGCCGGCCTAG
- a CDS encoding S53 family peptidase produces the protein MIGVNRLRALSAVGLLGVLTAAVVLVADLHRPPAPADIGAISGPYASLLASSVDLGPARTDHVQLTAALRDDSRPDLLMGWAVQQNLSVRWRPGDSWAILEGAPDAVSGAFDVDVHDYRGKRGQVFYASPQQPSVPQSLSVEVAGLGRILGYTPHRESKVWMLPLEVPDQGLSPSALLRTYNAMPLHDKGYTGKGTTVVVFAFDGFDQADLDTFATMFNLPKFTPDVVGGMPSARRGEATMDLEAIHAIAPDAKKVLVNARPTVEGDGSYEKIAKLMEDTERTYPGAVWSFSIGWGCDKLITAADLVPVRAALTSAHRSGTTAFDASGDLAGLDCKGGDEWSSPPSDNDVGLDAVASMPEMTDVGGTTVSTDDKGDWLAEQSWFDAPLSQGTGGGVSALFERPEWQQHLSAPKGDGKRLTPDIAAVADPFTGVQIVFNQQVIVGGGTSLAAPIWAGLTAVMNEFVVDKGGSLIGNINPVLYAIAQGTPLPAFRDVVLGGNAVANAGPGYDLVTGLGTPNVENLAQNILVTQKVVG, from the coding sequence ATGATCGGGGTCAACCGCCTCCGGGCGCTGTCCGCGGTGGGGCTGCTCGGAGTGCTGACCGCTGCCGTAGTACTGGTCGCTGATCTGCACCGTCCACCGGCACCCGCCGACATCGGTGCGATCAGCGGCCCGTACGCGTCTCTGCTCGCCAGTTCGGTCGACCTCGGCCCGGCGCGCACCGATCACGTTCAGCTGACTGCTGCGCTGCGTGACGATTCTCGGCCCGACCTCTTGATGGGATGGGCTGTCCAACAGAACCTTTCAGTGCGCTGGCGCCCCGGCGACAGCTGGGCGATCCTCGAAGGCGCGCCCGACGCGGTATCCGGCGCATTCGATGTCGACGTGCACGACTACCGGGGCAAGCGGGGCCAGGTGTTCTACGCCTCACCCCAGCAGCCGTCGGTACCTCAGTCGCTCAGCGTGGAGGTCGCCGGCCTGGGCCGCATCCTCGGCTACACGCCGCACCGCGAGTCCAAGGTCTGGATGCTGCCGCTGGAGGTCCCCGACCAAGGCCTGAGCCCCAGCGCACTGCTGCGCACCTACAACGCAATGCCGTTGCACGACAAGGGCTACACCGGCAAGGGCACCACGGTCGTGGTGTTCGCGTTCGACGGCTTCGACCAAGCCGACCTCGACACCTTCGCGACGATGTTCAACCTGCCGAAGTTCACCCCGGACGTGGTGGGTGGCATGCCGTCGGCGCGGCGCGGCGAGGCGACCATGGACCTCGAGGCCATCCACGCGATCGCCCCGGACGCCAAGAAGGTGCTGGTCAATGCGCGGCCGACCGTCGAGGGTGACGGCTCATACGAAAAGATCGCCAAACTCATGGAGGACACCGAACGCACCTACCCGGGCGCAGTGTGGAGCTTCTCCATCGGCTGGGGCTGCGACAAGCTCATCACCGCCGCCGACCTGGTGCCGGTGCGCGCAGCATTGACGTCCGCGCATCGTTCGGGCACAACAGCTTTCGATGCCAGCGGCGACCTGGCCGGGCTTGATTGCAAGGGTGGTGACGAATGGTCGTCACCGCCGAGTGACAACGACGTCGGACTGGACGCCGTCGCCTCGATGCCGGAGATGACCGACGTCGGCGGCACGACGGTGTCCACCGACGACAAGGGCGACTGGCTGGCCGAGCAGTCCTGGTTCGACGCGCCGCTCTCACAGGGCACCGGCGGCGGTGTGTCGGCGCTCTTCGAGCGCCCCGAGTGGCAGCAGCACCTCAGCGCCCCCAAGGGCGACGGCAAGCGGCTGACCCCCGACATCGCCGCCGTCGCCGACCCTTTCACCGGCGTGCAGATCGTGTTCAACCAGCAGGTGATAGTGGGCGGCGGCACCTCGTTGGCGGCGCCCATCTGGGCCGGGTTGACCGCCGTGATGAACGAGTTCGTGGTCGACAAGGGCGGCTCATTGATCGGCAACATCAACCCGGTGCTCTACGCGATCGCCCAGGGCACACCACTGCCCGCCTTTCGTGATGTGGTGCTCGGCGGTAACGCGGTGGCCAACGCCGGACCGGGCTACGACCTGGTGACCGGGCTGGGCACACCCAATGTCGAGAACCTGGCGCAGAATATTCTTGTGACCCAGAAGGTGGTCGGATGA
- a CDS encoding Rieske 2Fe-2S domain-containing protein, giving the protein MQVTSIGHAGFRIDTQAGSILCDPWLNPAYFGSWFVFPDNSALDWAALGDCDYLYVSHLHKDHFDPKLLAEHVNKDAVVLLPDFPVPDLKRELEALGFHRFFETTDSVKHRVSGPKGDLDVMIVALRAPADGPIGDSGLVVSDGTTTVFNMNDSRPLAVDLLADAFGHIDVHMLQYSGAIWYPMVYDMPERAKQSFGTQKRQRGMDRCRQFIADVGATWVIPSAGPPCFLDPELRDLNDDHGDPANIFPDQMVFLDQMRRNGNDGGLLMIPGSVADFTGPELNSLEHPIPTAEVEAIFTTGKADYIADYAERMAPVLAAEKARWAPATGESLLEPLRAKFEPIMLQSDQICDGIGYAVELRVGPEIIVVDFPKRVVREPIADEKFRYGFEIAPELVRTVLRDDEPDWVNTIFLSTRFRAWRVGGYNEYLYTFFKCLTDERIAYADGWFAETHDDSSDVEIGGYTMQRRCPHLKADLSKFGVVEGTTLTCNLHGWQWNLETGRCLTTKGHELRCSRQ; this is encoded by the coding sequence GTGCAGGTCACCAGCATCGGTCACGCCGGTTTTCGGATCGATACCCAGGCAGGAAGCATCCTGTGCGACCCCTGGCTGAACCCTGCCTATTTCGGCTCGTGGTTCGTTTTCCCTGACAACAGCGCCCTGGACTGGGCCGCGCTGGGCGATTGCGATTACCTCTACGTCTCGCACCTGCACAAAGACCACTTCGACCCCAAGCTGCTCGCCGAACACGTCAACAAGGACGCGGTCGTCCTGCTGCCGGACTTCCCGGTGCCCGACCTCAAGCGCGAACTCGAGGCGCTGGGCTTCCACCGATTCTTCGAGACCACCGACTCCGTCAAGCATCGGGTCAGCGGGCCCAAAGGTGACTTGGACGTCATGATCGTGGCGTTACGTGCCCCGGCCGACGGCCCGATCGGCGACTCCGGGCTGGTCGTCTCCGACGGCACCACGACGGTGTTCAACATGAACGACTCGCGACCGCTGGCGGTCGACCTGCTGGCCGATGCGTTCGGGCACATCGACGTGCACATGCTGCAGTACTCGGGCGCGATCTGGTACCCGATGGTCTACGACATGCCGGAGCGTGCCAAGCAGTCGTTCGGCACTCAGAAGCGCCAGCGCGGTATGGACCGCTGTCGGCAGTTCATCGCCGATGTCGGTGCCACCTGGGTGATCCCGTCGGCCGGTCCGCCATGCTTCCTGGATCCCGAACTGCGCGACCTCAACGACGACCACGGCGACCCGGCCAACATCTTCCCCGACCAGATGGTGTTCCTGGACCAGATGCGGCGCAACGGCAACGATGGCGGCCTGCTGATGATCCCTGGATCGGTCGCCGACTTCACCGGGCCGGAACTGAATTCGCTGGAACACCCGATCCCGACCGCCGAGGTGGAGGCGATCTTCACCACCGGCAAAGCCGACTACATCGCCGACTACGCCGAACGGATGGCGCCGGTGCTGGCCGCCGAGAAGGCGCGGTGGGCGCCGGCGACGGGTGAATCGCTGCTGGAGCCGCTGCGCGCGAAGTTCGAACCGATCATGTTGCAGAGCGACCAGATCTGCGACGGCATCGGATACGCGGTGGAGCTGCGGGTAGGACCCGAGATCATCGTGGTGGACTTCCCGAAACGCGTTGTGCGGGAGCCGATTGCCGACGAGAAGTTCCGGTACGGATTCGAGATCGCCCCGGAACTGGTGCGAACGGTGCTGCGTGACGACGAACCGGACTGGGTGAACACGATCTTCCTGTCCACCCGGTTCCGCGCGTGGCGGGTGGGCGGTTACAACGAGTACCTGTACACCTTCTTCAAGTGCCTGACCGATGAGCGGATCGCGTATGCCGACGGCTGGTTCGCCGAGACCCACGACGACAGCAGCGACGTGGAGATCGGTGGGTACACCATGCAGCGCCGCTGCCCGCACCTGAAGGCCGACCTGTCCAAATTCGGTGTGGTGGAGGGCACGACGCTGACCTGCAACCTGCATGGCTGGCAGTGGAATCTGGAGACCGGACGATGCCTGACCACCAAAGGGCACGAGCTGCGGTGTTCTCGACAATGA
- the serS gene encoding serine--tRNA ligase, translating into MIDLKLLRDDPDAVRRSQLSRGEDPGLVDALLDADTARRAAISRADSLRAEQKAASKKVGSASPDDRPALLENAKELAAQVKSAEAEQAQAEAAMTAAHMGIQNVIIPGVPSGGEDDFVVLDVVGRPREIENPKDHLELGESLGLIDMERGAKVSGSRFYFLTGRGALLQLGLLQLAVRVATENGFTLMIPPVLVRPEVMAGTGFLGAHADEIYHLADDDLYLVGTSEVPLAGYHSDEILDLSGGPLRYAGWSSCFRREAGSYGKDTRGIIRVHQFDKVEGFVYCRPEEAEAEHQRLLGWQRQMLELIDVPYRVIDVAAGDLGSSAARKFDCEAWVPTQQAYRELTSTSNCTTFQARRLATRYRDENGKPQTAATLNGTLATTRWLVAILENHQQPDGSVRVPAALVPYVGTEVLQP; encoded by the coding sequence GTGATCGACCTGAAACTGCTGCGCGACGACCCCGATGCGGTACGGCGGTCTCAGCTCAGCCGTGGTGAGGATCCGGGCCTCGTTGATGCCCTGCTGGACGCCGACACGGCGCGCCGGGCGGCGATATCAAGGGCCGATTCACTGCGCGCCGAGCAGAAGGCCGCCAGCAAGAAGGTCGGTTCGGCGTCCCCCGACGATCGTCCGGCTCTGCTCGAGAACGCCAAAGAACTTGCTGCGCAGGTGAAATCGGCTGAAGCCGAGCAGGCTCAAGCCGAAGCTGCGATGACGGCTGCGCACATGGGCATTCAGAACGTCATCATCCCCGGCGTCCCGTCTGGTGGTGAGGACGATTTCGTCGTGCTCGACGTGGTGGGCCGGCCTCGTGAGATCGAGAACCCGAAGGACCACCTCGAGCTCGGTGAGTCGCTGGGGCTCATCGACATGGAGCGCGGCGCCAAGGTCTCGGGATCGCGGTTCTACTTCTTGACCGGCCGCGGCGCGCTGCTCCAACTCGGGCTGCTCCAGCTGGCGGTGCGGGTGGCAACCGAGAACGGCTTCACGCTGATGATCCCGCCGGTGCTGGTGCGCCCCGAGGTGATGGCCGGGACCGGATTCCTCGGCGCCCACGCCGACGAGATCTACCACCTCGCCGACGACGACCTCTATCTCGTCGGTACCTCGGAGGTGCCGTTGGCGGGCTATCACTCCGACGAGATCCTCGACCTCTCGGGCGGTCCGCTGCGCTACGCCGGATGGTCGTCGTGTTTCCGGCGTGAGGCCGGCAGCTACGGCAAAGACACCCGCGGCATCATCCGGGTGCACCAGTTCGACAAGGTGGAGGGCTTCGTCTACTGCCGCCCCGAGGAGGCGGAGGCCGAACACCAGCGGCTGCTCGGCTGGCAGCGCCAAATGCTCGAGCTCATCGACGTGCCCTACCGGGTGATCGACGTGGCCGCCGGTGACCTCGGCTCGTCGGCAGCACGCAAATTCGACTGCGAGGCTTGGGTTCCCACCCAGCAGGCCTACCGCGAGCTGACCTCGACGTCGAACTGCACGACGTTCCAGGCCCGCCGGCTGGCCACCCGATACCGCGACGAGAACGGCAAGCCGCAGACCGCGGCGACGCTCAACGGGACGCTGGCCACAACGCGGTGGCTGGTCGCGATCCTGGAGAACCATCAGCAGCCTGACGGCAGCGTGCGTGTACCCGCGGCCCTGGTGCCTTACGTTGGGACGGAGGTCCTGCAACCGTGA
- a CDS encoding lysophospholipid acyltransferase family protein: protein MEPVFRSLEILASMAVRAAGSTITFEGLDNIPARGGGVIAINHTGYVDFLPAALGTRQRRRRIRFMIKAEMQNVRTVNFLIKHTGTIPVNRQAGADAYAEAVRTLKAGELVGVYPEATISRAFVLKDFKSGAARMALEAQVPIIPCIVWGAHRVWTKDHPKRLGRNKIPFTVRYGRPLPPVGTARELEGALRDQMSTILREVQRAYPHPEGEYWVPAELGGGAPTLDEARRRDEAELAERARRAGEHR from the coding sequence ATGGAACCCGTTTTTCGCTCCCTGGAAATCCTCGCCTCGATGGCGGTCCGGGCAGCGGGGTCAACGATCACCTTCGAGGGCCTTGACAACATCCCCGCCCGCGGTGGCGGTGTGATCGCGATCAACCACACCGGTTACGTCGATTTCCTGCCGGCCGCGCTGGGTACCCGGCAACGCAGACGCCGCATCCGGTTCATGATCAAGGCCGAGATGCAGAACGTGCGGACGGTGAACTTTTTGATCAAGCACACGGGCACCATCCCGGTGAACCGGCAGGCCGGGGCCGACGCCTACGCCGAAGCGGTGCGCACACTCAAGGCCGGCGAACTCGTCGGCGTCTATCCCGAGGCCACGATCAGCCGGGCCTTCGTCCTGAAGGACTTCAAGAGCGGAGCCGCGCGGATGGCCCTGGAGGCGCAGGTTCCCATCATCCCCTGCATCGTCTGGGGGGCGCATCGGGTGTGGACCAAGGATCATCCGAAACGTCTGGGCCGCAACAAGATTCCCTTCACCGTGCGATACGGCCGGCCATTGCCGCCGGTTGGCACGGCCCGCGAGCTGGAAGGTGCGCTCAGAGATCAGATGAGCACGATTCTGCGTGAGGTTCAGCGGGCGTATCCGCACCCGGAAGGTGAATACTGGGTGCCGGCCGAGCTCGGGGGCGGAGCGCCGACCCTGGACGAGGCCAGGCGGCGCGACGAGGCCGAGTTGGCCGAACGTGCACGCCGCGCGGGGGAGCACCGCTGA
- a CDS encoding HAD family hydrolase, translating into MLPAMIATDVDGTLLDEDEHVTARTRSAVQAAVASGVQFVLATGRPPRWVPPVVEELGFAPMAVCANGAVIYDSDQDRIISARTLSVEVLAELADIATRVIPGVGLAVERVGVSAHDSATPQFVSSPGYEHAWLNPDNTEVAIEDLLSAPAVKLLIRKAGALSADMAVELAKHIGPQGDITYSTNNGLIEINPIGTSKATGVEHIARPLGIAAEDVVAFGDMPNDVPMLRWAGLGVAMGNAHPEAVAAANEVTATNADDGLARVLERWWL; encoded by the coding sequence ATGCTGCCCGCGATGATCGCCACCGATGTGGATGGCACCCTGCTCGACGAGGACGAGCACGTCACGGCGCGCACCCGCAGCGCGGTTCAGGCCGCGGTGGCCTCGGGTGTCCAGTTCGTGTTGGCGACCGGCCGCCCGCCACGCTGGGTGCCACCGGTCGTCGAGGAACTGGGATTTGCTCCGATGGCGGTGTGCGCCAACGGTGCCGTGATCTACGACTCCGATCAGGATCGGATCATCTCCGCGCGCACCTTGTCGGTGGAGGTGCTCGCCGAGCTCGCCGATATCGCCACCCGGGTGATCCCGGGTGTGGGCTTGGCCGTCGAACGTGTCGGTGTCAGCGCGCATGACTCGGCCACCCCGCAGTTCGTCAGCTCACCCGGTTACGAGCACGCCTGGCTCAACCCCGACAACACCGAAGTCGCGATCGAGGATCTGCTCAGTGCGCCTGCGGTGAAGCTGCTGATCCGCAAGGCCGGCGCGCTCAGCGCTGACATGGCCGTCGAGCTTGCGAAACACATTGGTCCCCAGGGTGATATCACCTACTCGACCAACAACGGCCTGATCGAGATCAACCCGATCGGGACCAGCAAGGCGACCGGCGTCGAGCACATCGCGAGGCCGCTGGGGATCGCTGCCGAGGATGTGGTCGCCTTCGGCGACATGCCCAACGATGTTCCGATGCTGCGCTGGGCCGGCCTGGGTGTCGCCATGGGCAATGCCCACCCGGAGGCGGTCGCCGCCGCCAACGAGGTGACCGCGACGAACGCCGACGACGGCTTGGCCCGGGTCCTCGAACGCTGGTGGCTGTAG